A single region of the Streptomyces sp. AM 4-1-1 genome encodes:
- a CDS encoding DUF3311 domain-containing protein, with the protein MSQAPMEDPAERPPTVTPLRVVIALCLVAPFVAMLWVGSYAKVDPAFIGIPFFYWYQMLWVLVSTALTMTAYRLWQRDQRAREGGASA; encoded by the coding sequence ATGTCGCAAGCGCCCATGGAAGACCCAGCAGAGCGGCCACCCACGGTCACGCCCTTACGCGTGGTGATCGCGCTCTGTCTCGTCGCGCCGTTCGTGGCGATGCTCTGGGTCGGCTCGTACGCGAAGGTCGACCCGGCCTTCATCGGCATCCCGTTCTTCTACTGGTACCAGATGCTCTGGGTGCTCGTCTCGACCGCGCTCACCATGACCGCGTACCGGTTGTGGCAGCGTGACCAGCGCGCCCGCGAGGGAGGTGCGTCCGCGTGA
- a CDS encoding GntR family transcriptional regulator, translating into MGADGGTTESESGAGTRTARVPKYYRLKRHLLDMTGTMPPGTPVPPERTLAAEFDTSRTTVRQALQELVVEGRLERIQGKGTFVAKPKVSQALQLTSYTEDMRAQGLEPTSQLLDIGYVTADDSLAELLDITTGGRVLRIERLRLASGEPMAIETTHLSAKRFPALRRSLVKYTSLYTALAEVYDVRLAEAEETIETSLATPREAGLLGTDVGLPMLMLSRHSIDGQGEPVEWVRSVYRGDRYKFVARLKRPVD; encoded by the coding sequence ATGGGCGCCGACGGGGGTACGACGGAGAGCGAATCGGGCGCCGGGACACGCACCGCGCGGGTCCCGAAGTACTACCGCCTCAAGCGGCACCTCCTCGACATGACGGGCACCATGCCGCCCGGTACGCCCGTACCACCGGAGCGAACCCTGGCGGCCGAGTTCGACACCTCACGCACCACGGTGCGGCAGGCGCTCCAGGAGCTGGTCGTCGAGGGCCGGCTGGAGCGCATCCAGGGCAAGGGCACCTTCGTCGCCAAGCCGAAGGTCTCGCAGGCCCTGCAGCTGACCTCGTACACGGAGGACATGCGTGCCCAGGGGCTGGAACCGACTTCTCAGCTGCTGGACATCGGATACGTGACGGCGGACGACTCCCTGGCCGAGCTGCTGGACATCACCACGGGCGGCCGGGTGCTGCGCATCGAGCGTCTGCGGCTGGCCAGCGGGGAGCCGATGGCCATCGAGACCACCCATCTCTCCGCCAAGCGCTTTCCGGCGCTGCGGCGGTCGCTGGTGAAGTACACCTCCCTCTACACGGCGCTGGCCGAGGTGTACGACGTGCGGCTCGCCGAGGCCGAGGAGACCATCGAGACCTCGCTCGCCACCCCGCGCGAGGCCGGACTGCTCGGTACGGACGTGGGCCTGCCGATGCTGATGCTGTCCCGGCACTCGATCGACGGGCAGGGCGAACCCGTGGAGTGGGTGCGCTCGGTCTACCGGGGCGACCGGTACAAGTTCGTGGCGCGCCTCAAGCGCCCGGTCGACTGA
- a CDS encoding extracellular solute-binding protein encodes MKRKLIAAIGVAGMMVSIAACGGSSSDDDGGKKAGADGFKGQTLTVWTMSGSNPDGWTKTVTEEFEKKTQAKLKIEVQAWNGIQQKVTTALSESNPPDVLEIGNTQTPAYAKTGGLAELGDLKKEIGGAWPDAINAPSVFDGKQYALPWYFGNRVVMYNKKVFKDAGITETPKTRAELFKAFDAIKAKGDAEPIYLPGQNWYFFDGLLVGQGVEPVKKEGDKYVSNMADPKVAAAMDVYKQYQSYSKAPKDKDEATPQQADVFANGKTGAIIAMGYEAGTAIKANPKIKDDIGFFTIPGETADKPEGVFLGGSNFAVAAGSKKQDLAKEFLKIALSEANDGALVKEAGWTPKSEAMQKYAVGQPAAEAAGPAAIKSGGTTPLIAEWAPVENPPNPIKTYMTLVLQGKSPADAAKQVEGELNKRLAQKQ; translated from the coding sequence GTGAAGCGCAAGCTCATCGCGGCGATCGGCGTCGCGGGCATGATGGTCAGCATTGCCGCGTGTGGTGGTTCCTCGTCTGACGACGACGGAGGCAAGAAGGCGGGCGCGGACGGTTTCAAGGGGCAGACCCTGACCGTCTGGACGATGTCCGGCTCGAACCCCGACGGCTGGACCAAGACGGTCACCGAGGAGTTCGAGAAGAAGACCCAGGCCAAGCTGAAGATCGAAGTCCAGGCGTGGAACGGCATTCAGCAGAAGGTCACCACGGCCCTCTCCGAGTCCAACCCGCCGGACGTCCTGGAGATCGGCAACACGCAGACCCCGGCGTACGCGAAGACCGGCGGTCTCGCGGAGCTCGGTGACCTCAAGAAGGAGATCGGCGGCGCCTGGCCCGACGCGATCAACGCCCCCTCCGTCTTCGACGGCAAGCAGTACGCCCTTCCGTGGTACTTCGGCAACCGCGTCGTCATGTACAACAAGAAGGTCTTCAAGGACGCCGGCATCACCGAGACGCCGAAGACCCGCGCCGAGCTCTTCAAGGCGTTCGACGCCATCAAGGCCAAGGGCGACGCCGAGCCGATCTACCTGCCCGGCCAGAACTGGTACTTCTTCGACGGTCTGCTCGTCGGTCAGGGTGTCGAGCCGGTCAAGAAGGAAGGCGACAAGTACGTCTCCAACATGGCCGACCCGAAGGTCGCCGCGGCCATGGACGTCTACAAGCAGTACCAGTCCTACTCCAAGGCGCCCAAGGACAAGGACGAGGCCACCCCGCAGCAGGCCGACGTCTTCGCCAACGGCAAGACCGGCGCGATCATCGCGATGGGCTACGAGGCCGGCACCGCCATCAAGGCCAACCCGAAGATCAAGGACGACATCGGCTTCTTCACCATCCCCGGTGAGACCGCCGACAAGCCCGAGGGCGTCTTCCTCGGCGGCTCCAACTTCGCCGTGGCCGCGGGCAGCAAGAAGCAGGACCTGGCCAAGGAGTTCCTGAAGATCGCGCTCTCCGAGGCGAACGACGGCGCGCTCGTCAAGGAAGCCGGCTGGACCCCGAAGTCCGAGGCCATGCAGAAGTACGCCGTGGGTCAGCCCGCCGCGGAGGCCGCCGGTCCGGCAGCCATCAAGTCCGGTGGCACCACCCCGCTGATCGCCGAGTGGGCCCCGGTCGAGAACCCGCCGAACCCGATCAAGACCTACATGACGCTGGTGCTGCAGGGTAAGTCGCCTGCCGATGCCGCCAAGCAGGTCGAGGGCGAGCTCAACAAGCGCCTCGCGCAGAAGCAGTAA
- a CDS encoding sugar ABC transporter permease, translating into MTVQTERPPSGPAEVEKRSGGGPGGPGGRSRKTALAPYLLLAPPVAATLVFLGWPLVKNTLLSFQNLNMGQLIQHVTEWNGIENYKDVLGGSDFWRVTGRSIAFAGTNVVLIMVLGTLVGLLLARLGKRMRITLMIGIVLAWAMPVIAATTVYQWLFASRFGVVNWMLDAIGFHSMADYNWVGGQFSTFFVITVLIVWQSIPFVALNLYAATTTIPKELYEAASLDGAGVWKSFTSVTMPFLRPFLYATTFLEVIWVFKAFVQVYAINAGGPNRLTEILPVYAFIEGMGNQHFGMGSAIAMLTIVIILGLTAYHLRITVKQEEDEL; encoded by the coding sequence ATGACCGTGCAGACCGAACGGCCACCCTCCGGGCCGGCAGAGGTGGAAAAGAGGTCCGGCGGCGGACCGGGCGGGCCTGGGGGCAGAAGCAGAAAGACGGCGCTCGCGCCCTATCTGCTGCTGGCGCCTCCGGTGGCCGCGACCCTGGTGTTCCTCGGCTGGCCGTTGGTCAAGAACACCCTGTTGTCGTTCCAGAACCTCAACATGGGACAGCTGATCCAGCATGTCACCGAGTGGAACGGCATCGAGAACTACAAGGACGTCCTCGGCGGTTCGGACTTCTGGCGGGTCACCGGCCGGTCCATCGCCTTCGCCGGGACCAACGTCGTCCTGATCATGGTCCTCGGGACACTGGTCGGTCTGCTGCTCGCCCGCCTCGGCAAGCGGATGCGGATCACCCTGATGATCGGCATCGTGCTCGCCTGGGCCATGCCCGTCATCGCGGCGACCACCGTCTACCAGTGGCTCTTCGCCTCGCGATTCGGTGTCGTCAACTGGATGCTGGACGCGATCGGCTTCCACTCCATGGCCGACTACAACTGGGTCGGCGGCCAGTTCTCCACCTTCTTCGTGATCACGGTGCTGATCGTCTGGCAGTCGATCCCGTTCGTCGCGCTCAACCTGTACGCCGCCACGACGACCATCCCCAAGGAACTGTACGAGGCCGCCTCGCTCGACGGCGCCGGGGTCTGGAAGAGCTTCACCTCGGTCACCATGCCGTTCCTGAGGCCCTTCCTCTACGCGACCACGTTCCTCGAAGTCATCTGGGTGTTCAAGGCGTTCGTGCAGGTCTACGCGATCAACGCCGGTGGCCCGAACCGGCTCACCGAGATCCTTCCGGTCTACGCGTTCATCGAAGGCATGGGCAACCAGCACTTCGGCATGGGCTCGGCGATCGCGATGCTCACCATCGTGATCATCCTCGGCCTCACCGCGTACCACCTCCGGATCACTGTCAAGCAAGAGGAGGACGAGCTGTGA
- a CDS encoding carbohydrate ABC transporter permease, with protein sequence MKRSPLGRIWPNATAVVLVIAFVFPVYWMFATAFKPTGDIITDNPVWFPTDVTFEHFKTAINAENFWTLVRNSLTVTILAVVFSLVLALAGSFALARMRFKGRRGFIIGFMLAQMAPWEVMVIAIYLLVRDADMLNSLIPLTCFYTIMVLPLTLLTLRGFVAAVPKELEESAMVDGCTRRQAFVKVILPLLAPGLMSTSMFGFITAWNEFPLVLVLNKDPAFQTLPLWLSQFQTQFGSDWGATMAASTLFAIPILILFVFLQRKAVSGLTDGAVKG encoded by the coding sequence GTGAAGCGCTCTCCGCTCGGCCGTATCTGGCCCAACGCGACGGCCGTCGTGCTCGTCATCGCCTTCGTCTTCCCCGTCTACTGGATGTTCGCCACGGCCTTCAAGCCGACCGGCGACATCATCACGGACAACCCGGTCTGGTTCCCGACCGACGTCACGTTCGAGCACTTCAAGACCGCGATCAACGCCGAGAACTTCTGGACGCTGGTCCGCAACTCGCTCACGGTCACCATCCTCGCGGTGGTGTTCTCCCTGGTCCTCGCGCTCGCCGGCTCGTTCGCCCTGGCCCGGATGCGTTTCAAGGGCCGCCGCGGCTTCATCATCGGCTTCATGCTCGCCCAGATGGCGCCCTGGGAAGTCATGGTCATCGCGATCTACCTGCTGGTGCGCGACGCGGACATGCTCAACAGCCTGATCCCGCTGACCTGCTTCTACACGATCATGGTGCTGCCCCTCACGCTCCTCACCCTGCGCGGATTCGTCGCCGCGGTGCCCAAGGAGCTGGAGGAGTCGGCCATGGTCGACGGCTGCACGCGCCGCCAGGCGTTCGTGAAGGTCATCCTGCCGCTGCTGGCACCCGGCCTGATGTCGACCTCGATGTTCGGTTTCATCACCGCGTGGAACGAGTTCCCGCTGGTACTGGTACTGAACAAGGACCCCGCCTTCCAGACCCTGCCGCTGTGGCTGTCGCAGTTCCAGACGCAGTTCGGCAGCGACTGGGGCGCCACGATGGCGGCCTCCACGCTCTTCGCGATCCCGATCCTGATCCTCTTCGTCTTCCTGCAGCGGAAGGCCGTCAGCGGCCTGACCGACGGTGCAGTGAAGGGATAG
- a CDS encoding glycoside hydrolase family 3 protein — MTTLVSTTDTVTRDALAVLQPGFTGTTAPDWLLRRVGEGLASVGLFGRNVRTPEQLAALTAQIRAERDDVLIAIDEESGDVTRLEVRQGSSFPGNLALGSVDDVDLTRAVAQELGRRLAECGVNFDWAPTADVNSDPGNPVIGVRSFGADTQLVARHTAAYIEGLQASGVAACTKHFPGHGDTAVDSHHAMPRIDVDLETLHARELVPFRAAIAAGSKAMMSAHILLPALDPDRPATLSPQILTGLLREELGYQGLIVTDAVEMQAISSTYGIEHGSVLAIAAGADALCVGGGLEDEGTVLRLRDALVAAVRSGELPEERLADAAARVRALASWAQGARGAVTGPGAAVQEGTAPGTVISSDIGLVAARRAVTVTGTADRLTGPAYVAAFTPVPNIAVGDETPWGVAAELTALLPGTEGVMYGSDTEAPAAEVLRAAGDRRIVAVVRDAHRHSWMTDALDALLAERPDTVVVEMGVPQSEPRGALYIVTHGAARVCGRAAAEVITGV, encoded by the coding sequence ATGACCACCCTTGTCTCCACCACGGACACCGTGACGCGCGACGCACTCGCCGTCCTGCAGCCCGGGTTCACCGGCACCACCGCGCCCGACTGGCTGCTGCGCAGAGTCGGCGAGGGCCTCGCCTCCGTCGGACTGTTCGGCCGCAACGTCCGGACGCCCGAGCAGCTCGCCGCGCTCACCGCCCAGATCCGGGCCGAGCGCGACGACGTACTCATCGCGATCGACGAGGAGAGCGGCGACGTCACCCGCCTGGAGGTCCGCCAGGGGTCGTCGTTCCCCGGCAACCTCGCCCTGGGCTCCGTCGACGACGTGGACCTGACCCGCGCCGTCGCGCAGGAGCTGGGCCGCAGGCTCGCCGAGTGCGGCGTCAACTTCGACTGGGCACCCACCGCCGACGTGAACTCCGACCCGGGCAACCCGGTCATCGGCGTACGGTCGTTCGGCGCGGACACCCAGCTCGTCGCCCGGCACACCGCCGCGTACATCGAGGGCCTCCAGGCCTCCGGCGTCGCCGCCTGCACCAAGCACTTCCCCGGGCACGGCGACACCGCGGTCGACTCGCACCACGCGATGCCCCGCATCGACGTCGACCTCGAAACCCTGCACGCCCGCGAGCTGGTGCCCTTCCGGGCCGCCATCGCGGCGGGTTCCAAGGCCATGATGAGCGCGCACATCCTGCTGCCCGCCCTCGACCCGGACCGCCCCGCGACCCTCAGCCCGCAGATCCTCACCGGTCTGCTGCGCGAGGAGCTGGGCTACCAGGGGCTGATCGTCACCGACGCCGTCGAGATGCAGGCCATCTCGTCGACGTACGGCATCGAGCACGGTTCCGTCCTCGCCATCGCCGCGGGCGCCGACGCGCTCTGCGTCGGCGGCGGCCTGGAGGACGAGGGGACCGTACTGCGGCTGCGCGACGCCCTGGTGGCGGCGGTACGCAGCGGTGAACTGCCCGAGGAGCGGCTGGCCGACGCCGCCGCCCGGGTACGGGCCCTCGCGTCCTGGGCGCAGGGGGCCAGGGGGGCTGTCACGGGGCCGGGCGCGGCAGTGCAGGAGGGGACCGCGCCCGGCACCGTCATCAGCTCCGACATCGGTCTGGTGGCCGCGCGCCGCGCCGTGACCGTCACCGGCACCGCCGACCGGCTGACCGGCCCGGCCTATGTCGCCGCGTTCACCCCGGTCCCGAACATCGCGGTCGGCGACGAGACCCCCTGGGGTGTCGCCGCCGAGCTGACCGCGCTGCTGCCGGGCACCGAGGGAGTCATGTACGGCAGCGACACCGAGGCCCCCGCGGCCGAGGTGCTGCGCGCGGCGGGCGACCGCCGGATCGTCGCGGTCGTCAGGGACGCCCACCGGCACTCCTGGATGACCGACGCGCTCGACGCCCTGCTGGCGGAGCGCCCCGACACCGTCGTGGTCGAGATGGGCGTCCCGCAGTCGGAGCCGAGGGGCGCGCTGTACATCGTGACCCACGGCGCCGCCCGCGTCTGCGGTCGCGCCGCGGCGGAGGTCATCACCGGCGTCTGA
- the nagB gene encoding glucosamine-6-phosphate deaminase — MEVVIVPDAKAGGELIAEAIGALLSRKPDALLGVATGSTPLPIYQALAAKVRSGAVDASRARICQLDEYVGLPVGHPESYRSVVLREVVEPLGLSEASFMGPDGSAEDVQAACEVYDKALAEAGGVDLQLLGIGTDGHIGFNEPCSSLASRTRIKTLTDQTRVDNARFFDNDIDQVPHHVITQGIGTILESRHPILLATGEGKADAVAQTVEGPVASVVPASALQLHPHATVVVDEAAASKLKLADYFRATFAAKPAWQGL, encoded by the coding sequence GTGGAAGTTGTCATCGTCCCGGACGCCAAGGCAGGCGGCGAACTCATCGCGGAGGCCATCGGCGCCCTGCTGAGCCGCAAGCCCGACGCCCTTCTCGGCGTTGCCACCGGATCTACCCCGCTGCCCATCTACCAGGCGCTGGCGGCGAAGGTCCGCTCCGGCGCCGTGGACGCCTCGCGCGCCCGCATCTGCCAGCTCGACGAGTACGTCGGGCTGCCCGTCGGCCACCCGGAGTCGTACCGCTCCGTGGTGCTGCGCGAGGTCGTCGAACCGCTCGGTCTGTCCGAGGCGTCCTTCATGGGCCCCGACGGTTCCGCGGAGGATGTCCAGGCCGCCTGTGAGGTGTACGACAAGGCGCTCGCCGAGGCCGGCGGGGTGGACCTCCAGCTGCTCGGCATCGGCACCGACGGGCACATCGGGTTCAACGAGCCGTGCTCCTCGCTCGCCTCCCGCACCCGGATCAAGACGCTCACCGATCAGACCCGCGTCGACAACGCGCGCTTCTTCGACAACGACATCGACCAGGTGCCGCACCACGTCATCACCCAGGGCATCGGCACCATCCTGGAGTCCCGCCACCCGATCCTGCTGGCGACCGGCGAGGGCAAGGCGGACGCCGTGGCGCAGACGGTCGAGGGGCCGGTCGCCTCGGTCGTACCGGCGTCGGCGCTCCAGCTCCACCCGCACGCCACGGTCGTGGTCGACGAGGCCGCCGCGTCGAAGCTGAAGCTCGCGGACTACTTCCGCGCCACCTTCGCCGCCAAGCCCGCCTGGCAGGGCCTGTAG
- a CDS encoding SIS domain-containing protein produces MSATFPADESERPGRVMSAEMAEQPAMLRRVLQRGTPVIRAVAEEIAARKPRFVLLTARGSSDNAALYAKYLLEVRLGLPCGLTSMSTTTAYGARPRLEDVLVVVVSQSGGSPDVVASTRAARQAGAITLAVTNNPDSALAAVSEYHIDILAGPEKALPATKTYTASLLALYLFVEGMAGGDGAAAAVLPDLAERVLARQEEVRGLAARYRFAERMVITSRGYGYPTAKEAALKLMETSYIPALSYSGADLLHGPLAMVDNISPVIAVVTDGRGGEALQPVLDRLRGRGADLFVVGPKAQVEAASAGFVLPTGGVAEEVQPVLEILPLQLLAYEVTIARGQDPDAPRALAKVTETS; encoded by the coding sequence ATGTCCGCCACCTTTCCGGCCGACGAGAGCGAGCGGCCCGGACGCGTCATGTCCGCCGAGATGGCCGAGCAGCCCGCGATGCTGCGACGCGTCCTCCAGCGCGGGACGCCCGTCATCCGGGCCGTGGCCGAGGAGATCGCCGCACGGAAGCCGCGGTTCGTGCTCCTGACCGCCCGTGGCTCGTCCGACAACGCCGCGCTCTACGCGAAGTACCTGCTGGAGGTGCGGCTCGGCCTGCCCTGCGGGCTGACCTCGATGTCCACCACCACGGCGTACGGGGCGCGGCCCCGGCTGGAGGACGTGCTGGTCGTCGTCGTCAGCCAGTCCGGCGGCTCGCCCGACGTGGTGGCGTCGACCCGGGCGGCCCGCCAGGCGGGAGCGATCACCCTGGCGGTCACGAACAACCCGGACTCGGCGCTCGCGGCGGTCTCCGAGTACCACATCGACATCCTGGCGGGCCCGGAGAAGGCCCTCCCGGCCACCAAGACGTACACCGCCTCACTGCTGGCGCTCTACCTCTTCGTCGAGGGCATGGCGGGCGGCGACGGGGCCGCGGCGGCCGTGCTGCCCGATCTGGCGGAGCGGGTACTGGCCCGCCAGGAGGAGGTGCGGGGCCTGGCGGCCCGCTACCGCTTCGCCGAGCGCATGGTCATCACCTCGCGCGGCTACGGCTATCCCACGGCCAAGGAGGCGGCGCTGAAGCTCATGGAGACCAGCTACATCCCGGCGCTGTCCTACTCCGGCGCCGATCTGCTGCACGGACCGCTCGCCATGGTCGACAACATCTCCCCGGTGATCGCGGTGGTCACCGACGGGCGGGGCGGCGAGGCGCTGCAACCCGTCCTGGACCGGCTGCGCGGCCGTGGCGCGGATCTGTTCGTGGTCGGCCCGAAGGCGCAGGTGGAGGCGGCGTCGGCGGGCTTCGTGCTGCCCACCGGGGGAGTCGCGGAGGAGGTGCAGCCGGTGCTGGAGATCCTGCCGCTGCAACTGCTGGCGTACGAGGTGACGATCGCCCGCGGCCAGGACCCGGACGCGCCCCGCGCTCTCGCCAAGGTCACCGAGACCAGCTGA
- a CDS encoding PAS domain-containing sensor histidine kinase, producing MNDLVRQHTALGDTDLEWLHLLVSEWQLLSDLSFADLVLWVPTRDGTRYVSVAQMRPNTGPTSYQDDMVGHLVPRGRRPLLDAALDEGRIVREGDPEWREEVPVRVESIPVRREGRVLGVIARNTNLLTVRTPSRLELTYLQSASDLAQMIAAGSFPFPGQQVDMDASPRVGDGLIRLDADGVVQYASPNGLSAYHRLGLASDLVGHHLGRTTAELAPSRGPVDEALVTVASGYAPREFEVECASGVIQLRAIPLKPKGVRIGSLVLLRDVTELRRRERELITKDATIREIHHRVKNNLQTVAALLRLQARRMDSEQGREALNEAVRRVGSIAIVHETLSQNLDERVEFDEIADRVIAMVAEISPGKVVCRRTGRFGILDAEVATPLAMVLTEVLQNALEHAFTVAERGTVEVSAVRGGSRTDGRLLITVQDDGRGLPEGFDPQRAGNLGLQIVRTLVEGELGGTFGMVPAPERGTRVVLDVPVRTVK from the coding sequence ATGAACGACCTCGTACGCCAGCACACAGCCCTCGGTGACACCGACCTGGAGTGGCTGCACCTGCTGGTGTCGGAGTGGCAGCTGCTCTCCGACCTGTCCTTCGCCGACCTCGTCCTGTGGGTCCCCACCCGCGACGGCACCCGCTATGTGTCCGTCGCCCAGATGCGGCCCAACACCGGCCCCACCTCCTACCAGGACGACATGGTCGGCCATCTGGTCCCGCGTGGCCGCAGGCCGCTGCTGGACGCCGCGCTGGACGAGGGCCGGATCGTGCGCGAGGGCGACCCGGAGTGGCGCGAGGAGGTGCCGGTACGGGTCGAGTCGATCCCCGTACGCCGCGAGGGGCGCGTCCTCGGCGTCATCGCCCGCAACACGAACCTCCTGACGGTCCGTACGCCGTCCCGGCTGGAGCTCACCTACCTCCAGTCGGCCTCCGACCTGGCGCAGATGATCGCCGCCGGATCGTTCCCGTTCCCGGGCCAGCAGGTCGACATGGACGCGTCGCCCCGGGTCGGCGACGGACTGATCAGGCTCGACGCCGACGGGGTCGTCCAGTACGCCAGCCCCAACGGCCTCTCCGCGTACCACCGCCTCGGCCTCGCCTCCGACCTGGTCGGCCACCACCTGGGCCGTACCACCGCCGAACTCGCCCCGTCCAGGGGCCCGGTGGACGAGGCGCTGGTCACGGTCGCCAGCGGCTACGCGCCCCGGGAGTTCGAGGTCGAGTGCGCGAGCGGGGTGATCCAGCTCCGGGCGATCCCGCTCAAACCGAAGGGCGTGCGCATCGGCTCCCTGGTCCTGCTCCGTGACGTGACCGAACTCCGTCGCCGGGAGCGGGAGTTGATCACCAAGGACGCCACCATCCGGGAGATCCACCACCGGGTGAAGAACAACCTCCAGACGGTGGCGGCCCTGTTGCGTCTCCAGGCCCGGCGAATGGATTCCGAGCAGGGGCGCGAAGCGCTCAACGAGGCGGTACGCCGCGTCGGTTCGATCGCGATCGTCCATGAGACGCTGTCCCAGAATCTGGACGAGCGGGTCGAGTTCGACGAGATCGCCGACCGGGTCATCGCGATGGTCGCCGAGATCTCACCGGGCAAGGTCGTCTGCCGCCGTACCGGCCGGTTCGGCATCCTGGACGCGGAAGTGGCCACTCCGCTCGCGATGGTGCTCACGGAGGTTCTGCAGAACGCCCTGGAGCACGCCTTCACCGTGGCCGAGCGGGGCACGGTCGAGGTCTCGGCGGTTCGCGGCGGTTCGCGCACCGACGGACGGCTGCTGATCACCGTTCAGGACGACGGGCGCGGTCTGCCCGAGGGCTTCGACCCGCAGCGCGCCGGC